In Myxocyprinus asiaticus isolate MX2 ecotype Aquarium Trade chromosome 32, UBuf_Myxa_2, whole genome shotgun sequence, one genomic interval encodes:
- the LOC127423443 gene encoding cytohesin-3-like isoform X2, with translation MNMDEDNRVPEDLSLEERDELSNIRQRKKELLDDIERLKFEISEVMTEIEHLMCVRETKSIQRNKQIAVGRKKFNMDPKKGIQFLLENNLLQYTPEDIAQFLYKGEGLNKTVIGDYLGERDDFNIKVLQAFVELHEFADLNLVQALRQFLWSFRLPGEAQKIDRMMEAFAARYCQCNPGVFQSTDTCYILSFSVIMLNTSLHNPNVRDKPTMERFIIMNQGINEGGDLPVELLRNLYESIKNEPFKIPEDDGNDLTHTFFNPDREGWLLKLGGRVKTWKRRWFILTDNCLYYFEYTTDKEPRGIIPLENLSIREVEEPRKPNCFELYNPSHKGQVIKACKTEADGKVVEGNHVVYRISAPTPEEKEEWIKSIKASISRDPFYDMLATRKRRMATKK, from the exons TGCCTGAAGATCTTTCACTTGAAGAGAGAGATGAACTGTCAAACATCAGACAGAGGAAAAAGGAACTTCTAGATGACATTGAG cggTTAAAGTTTGAGATCTCTGAAGTAATGACAGAGATTGAGCATTTAATGTGTGTCAGAGAGAC TAAAAGCATTCAGAGAAACAAGCAGATTGCtgttggaagaaagaaattcaataTGGATCCTAAAAAG GGAATTCAGTTTCTTTTGGAGAATAATCTTCTGCAATACACACCTGAGGACATCGCTCAGTTCCTCTATAAAGGCGAAGGCTTAAACAAAACTGTCATAGGAGATTATTTAGGGGAAAG GGACGACTTCAACATTAAGGTTTTGCAGGCTTTTGTGGAGCTTCATGAGTTTGCTGACCTAAACCTGGTGCAAGCTTTGAG GCAGTTTTTGTGGAGTTTCAGACTTCCGGGTGAAGCACAGAAGATTGATCGTATGATGGAGGCCTTTGCTGCTCGATATTGCCAATGTAACCCAGGTGTCTTTCAGTCCACAG ACACATGCTACATTCTCTCGTTCTCTGTCATCATGCTCAACACCAGCCTACACAACCCTAATGTCAGAGACAAGCCCACAATGGAAAGGTTTATCATAATGAACCAGGGAATCAATGAGGGAGGTGACCTGCCTGTGGAGCTGCTCAGA AATTTATATGAGAGCATTAAGAATGAGCCTTTCAAAATTCCTGAAGACGATGGGAATGATCTTACTCATACATTCTTTAATCCAGACAGAGAGGGATGGCTGCTAAAGctag GAGGAAGAGTGAAGACCTGGAAGAGGAGGTGGTTCATTTTGACGGATAATTGTCTTTATTACTTTGAATACACAACA GACAAGGAGCCACGGGGGATCATTCCACTGGAGAATCTTAGCATACGAGAGGTAGAGGAACCAAGGAAACCA AACTGCTTTGAGCTGTACAACCCTAGTCACAAGGGGCAGGTAATAAAAGCATGCAAGACAGAGGCAGACGGAAAGGTGGTGGAGGGGAATCACGTGGTGTACAGAATATCAGCACCCACGCCAGAGGAGAAGGAAGAGTGGATCAAATCCATCAA GGCAAGCATCAGCAGGGACCCTTTCTACGACATGCTGGCTACAAGGAAGCGACGAATGGCCACTAAAAAATGA
- the LOC127423443 gene encoding cytohesin-3-like isoform X1 yields the protein MNMDEDNRVPEDLSLEERDELSNIRQRKKELLDDIERLKFEISEVMTEIEHLMCVRETKSIQRNKQIAVGRKKFNMDPKKGIQFLLENNLLQYTPEDIAQFLYKGEGLNKTVIGDYLGERDDFNIKVLQAFVELHEFADLNLVQALRQFLWSFRLPGEAQKIDRMMEAFAARYCQCNPGVFQSTDTCYILSFSVIMLNTSLHNPNVRDKPTMERFIIMNQGINEGGDLPVELLRNLYESIKNEPFKIPEDDGNDLTHTFFNPDREGWLLKLGGRVKTWKRRWFILTDNCLYYFEYTTDKEPRGIIPLENLSIREVEEPRKPNCFELYNPSHKGQVIKACKTEADGKVVEGNHVVYRISAPTPEEKEEWIKSIKFCPHLEVSGLQLYLLGSRQLSLKMNEMRSPCCWKLLHV from the exons TGCCTGAAGATCTTTCACTTGAAGAGAGAGATGAACTGTCAAACATCAGACAGAGGAAAAAGGAACTTCTAGATGACATTGAG cggTTAAAGTTTGAGATCTCTGAAGTAATGACAGAGATTGAGCATTTAATGTGTGTCAGAGAGAC TAAAAGCATTCAGAGAAACAAGCAGATTGCtgttggaagaaagaaattcaataTGGATCCTAAAAAG GGAATTCAGTTTCTTTTGGAGAATAATCTTCTGCAATACACACCTGAGGACATCGCTCAGTTCCTCTATAAAGGCGAAGGCTTAAACAAAACTGTCATAGGAGATTATTTAGGGGAAAG GGACGACTTCAACATTAAGGTTTTGCAGGCTTTTGTGGAGCTTCATGAGTTTGCTGACCTAAACCTGGTGCAAGCTTTGAG GCAGTTTTTGTGGAGTTTCAGACTTCCGGGTGAAGCACAGAAGATTGATCGTATGATGGAGGCCTTTGCTGCTCGATATTGCCAATGTAACCCAGGTGTCTTTCAGTCCACAG ACACATGCTACATTCTCTCGTTCTCTGTCATCATGCTCAACACCAGCCTACACAACCCTAATGTCAGAGACAAGCCCACAATGGAAAGGTTTATCATAATGAACCAGGGAATCAATGAGGGAGGTGACCTGCCTGTGGAGCTGCTCAGA AATTTATATGAGAGCATTAAGAATGAGCCTTTCAAAATTCCTGAAGACGATGGGAATGATCTTACTCATACATTCTTTAATCCAGACAGAGAGGGATGGCTGCTAAAGctag GAGGAAGAGTGAAGACCTGGAAGAGGAGGTGGTTCATTTTGACGGATAATTGTCTTTATTACTTTGAATACACAACA GACAAGGAGCCACGGGGGATCATTCCACTGGAGAATCTTAGCATACGAGAGGTAGAGGAACCAAGGAAACCA AACTGCTTTGAGCTGTACAACCCTAGTCACAAGGGGCAGGTAATAAAAGCATGCAAGACAGAGGCAGACGGAAAGGTGGTGGAGGGGAATCACGTGGTGTACAGAATATCAGCACCCACGCCAGAGGAGAAGGAAGAGTGGATCAAATCCATCAA gttctgcccccatttggaggtctccggcctgcagctatacctacttggaagtcgccagctctcattgaaaatgaatgagatgaggtcaCCTTGTTGCTGGAAGTTgctgcatgtgtga